The following proteins are co-located in the Triticum aestivum cultivar Chinese Spring chromosome 1A, IWGSC CS RefSeq v2.1, whole genome shotgun sequence genome:
- the LOC123056906 gene encoding disease resistance protein RGA5-like, translating into MPVSATMGVMRPLLGKLAALAGEEYSKLKGVKKQASFLEKELSAMNAALEKMELMDELDPVSRDWRDHVREMSFDMENCINDFMRQFGGGHVKVGFIKKTAQRLKWLGRQRHRIADRMEELKVLALEANDRRIRYSFDECNPNSSLVSIDPRMSAIYVETTGLVGNDGPREKLVNLLTDTEENLKVVSILGFGGLGKTTLAKEVYNQIWGKFDCKAFVPVSQKPNMVGLLNRLQLKLGMEGSSQSCVVDDIIDDLREYLIENRKRYLVVIDDLWDQSKWYTISRAFPENANGSRVIVTTRVEDVACGACYSRPECIYRMKPLDEKDSKKLFFRRVYGSEDDHPSQLEEISTEILKKCGGLPLAIITIASLLASRPERLRDEWEIIRNSLGTQFAVNPTLEGMRSILNLSYIHLPVHLRACFMHLGIYPEDSEIERDDLVRQWLAERFVSNLHGQDMEVVAKSYFNELVNRSLIQPQYTDYGELLSCRVHDMMLDLIQSKCGEHNFVRFVCNSEDMKKEHGWKYKVRRISMNLSAGDARDETTSGTIPFSMSQVRSLAHFGGSKYMPHLLHFKYLRVIRISGELFDTTVDLTAISQLCLLRYLKVSVKRYISLPTEMQGLTELPKGVRNMKSLCTLDGFELRHRQLEDIEGLAELTNLRCLRLFGVSSIREEEVVALASSIGMLHDLTYLQIDGSFFDTSNLLGSLSDPSHHIKVLIINEWRMPRVPKWICGLQCLSWLDLKVGTCTDEFHALGELPSLVQLSLWLDIIPEDSVVIFSAGSFPVLQHCECNSEYDVTAYLVFAAGAMPKLRILRLQFDDGHWGGAAPVGLEHLLSLERIDASVRSPSEYLKQIISAFWSAIKLNPNRPSLNVGRL; encoded by the exons ATGCCAGTGAGCGCGACGATGGGGGTGATGAGGCCCCTGCTCGGCAAGCTCGCCGCCCTGGCAGGGGAAGAGTACAGCAAGCTGAAAGGGGTGAAGAAGCAAgcgtcctttctggagaaggagctCAGCGCCATGAACGCCGCCCTCGAGAAGATGGAGCTCATGGACGAGCTCGATCCGGTTTCTAGAGACTGGAGAGACCACGTCAGGGAGATGTCCTTCGACATGGAGAATTGCATAAATGACTTCATGCGCCAGTTTGGAGGTGGTCATGTCAAGGTAGGCTTCATCAAGAAGACTGCTCAACGTCTCAAGTGGTTGGGACGACAGCGTCACCGTATTGCTGATCGAATGGAGGAGCTTAAGGTTCTTGCACTAGAGGCAAATGACCGACGCATCAG GTACAGCTTTGATGAATGCAATCCTAATTCTAGCCTTGTGTCTATTGATCCTCGGATGTCGGCCATATACGTGGAAACAACTGGCCTTGTGGGGAATGATGGTCCAAGGGAGAAGCTTGTCAATTTGTTGACAGATACCGAGGAGAATCTCAAGGTGGTGTCTATATTGGGATTTGGGGGACTGGGTAAAACTACACTTGCAAAAGAGGTGTATAATCAAATCTGGGGGAAATTTGACTGTAAAGCCTTTGTTCCCGTATCACAAAAGCCTAATATGGTAGGGCTTCTCAATCGACTACAACTAAAACTTGGGATGGAGGGGTCTTCTCAGTCTTGTGTGGTGGATGACATCATTGACGACCTCAGAGAATATCTCATAGAGAACAGGAAGAG GTACCTTGTTGTAATTGATGACTTGTGGGACCAGTCAAAATGGTATACAATCAGTCGTGCCTTTCCTGAAAATGCTAATGGGAGTAGAGTAATAGTAACCACACGGGTAGAAGATGTGGCTTGTGGAGCATGTTACAGTCGCCCTGAATGCATTTATAGAATGAAGCCCCTGGATGAGAAAGACTCAAAAAAGTTGTTTTTCCGTAGAGTATATGGGTCCGAAGATGATCATCCGTCCCAACTTGAAGAAATCTCGACTGAAATTTTGAAGAAGTGTGGTGGACTCCCACTTGCAATCATTACTATAGCTAGCTTATTAGCTAGTCGTCCGGAAAGGTTAAGGGATGAGTGGGAGATCATTAGGAACTCTCTTGGAACCCAGTTTGCGGTAAATCCCACATTGGAAGGGATGCGGAGTATATTAAACCTCAGCTACATTCATCTTCCTGTTCATCTTCGGGCATGTTTTATGCACCTTGGTATATATCCAGAAGACAGCGAGATTGAGAGGGATGATTTGGTTCGGCAATGGTTAGCTGAAAGATTTGTTAGTAATTTGCATGGGCAAGACATGGAAGTTGTTGCAAAGAGCTATTTCAATGAGCTTGTCAACAGAAGCTTGATTCAGCCTCAATATACTGACTATGGGGAGTTGTTATCGTGCAGAGTACATGATATGATGCTCGATTTGATCCAAAGCAAGTGTGGAGAGCATAATTTTGTCAGATTTGTATGCAATTCTGAAGACATGAAAAAAGAGCATGGTTGGAAGTACAAAGTCCGTCGTATATCCATGAATTTAAGTGCTGGTGATGCAAGAGATGAGACAACATCCGGGACCATCCCTTTTAGCATGTCACAAGTTCGATCACTTGCACACTTTGGAGGATCCAAATACATGCCCCATCTTTTGCATTTCAAGTATCTGAGGGTGATTAGAATCTCGGGCGAACTATTCGATACTACTGTCGATCTCACTGCTATTAGCCAATTGTGCCTACTGAGATATTTAAAGGTTTCTGTCAAACGATACATAAGCCTCCCTACTGAAATGCAAGGGCTT ACAGAGCTGCCTAAAGGGGTTAGGAACATGAAATCACTTTGCACTCTGGATGGCTTTGAACTACGGCATCGACAGTTGGAAGATATTGAGGGACTCGCTGAGCTGACCAATCTGAGGTGCCTGAGGCTCTTTGGTGTCTCGAGCAtaagggaagaagaggttgttgcttTGGCATCCTCCATTGGGATGTTGCATGACCTCACATATCTCCAGATCGATGGTAGTTTCTTTGATACGAGCAACCTGCTGGGCTCTTTATCAGATCCTTCTCATCATATCAAGGTACTTATAATTAATGAGTGGAGAATGCCTAGAGTTCCTAAATGGATTTGTGGTCTCCAATGCCTCTCCTGGCTAGATTTGAAAGTTGGCACGTGCACTGACGAGTTTCACGCTCTTGGGGAGTTACCTTCTCTCGTCCAGCTCAGTTTATGGTTGGACATTATCCCTGAAGACAGCGTCGTCATTTTCTCTGCAGGATCCTTTCCAGTTCTGCAACACTGTGAATGTAATTCAGAGTATGATGTTACCGCCTACTTGGTCTTTGCCGCAGGGGCTATGCCCAAACTTCGAATCCTCAGACTACAATTTGACGATGGTCACTGGGGCGGCGCTGCGCCAGTTGGCTTGGAGCACCTGCTGAGCCTCGAGCGTATCGATGCAAGTGTCAGGTCCCCCTCCGAATATCTCAAACAAATAATCTCTGCGTTCTGGAGCGCTATAAAGCTGAACCCAAACCGTCCTTCGCTTAATGTAGGCAGGCTGTAG